In Rosa rugosa chromosome 4, drRosRugo1.1, whole genome shotgun sequence, the genomic stretch ttctagctctggcactcttcataagaaacgatccttaggatgtctagaatggatctggaaagtttcagctcatttggagttcatttggtcaggcggccgctccttcttccttgcttggcttggtttctcctagccggagtaggaaaatgtgtaaaattgaccttttagtacatttccatttttctccatcatttataggtaagtgtggacctaatgctcatttcaccatcatttactccaatgtacctaagaaaatagaaattgagttaaaaatcgattcgttaaggaattaactaagcaaaatgtgaggaattaactattaaaataccacattaaaatgctcctatcaaagaCTCAAAGAGCTGCTTGATGTACAGCTATCTGAAGCGGTACAGTTGGAGAAAAAGCAGCTGTTCACACGGCTACAAACTCTCCTTGCCCATGAAGAGAGTTTTTGGCAGCAGAGATCTAAAGTGGCTTGGCTAAAAGAAGGGGACCGGAATACCGGTTTTTTTCACCGGAAAACGGCTAACAGAAGAAGGAAGAATACCATCTGTGGTCTGTATAATGCAGACGGTGAATGGTGTGAAGACGACGAGGGGATGGAGAAAGTGATAACAGATTACTTTGACTCTATGTTTACTGCCTCGGATATAGATGTGGAAGCTATGGAGACAACTCTAAATGCTTTTCAACCATGTGTTACTCCAGCAATGAACGAGCAATTGTGTGCTCAATACTCTTATGAGGAAGTAAAATCTGCTCTATTCCAAATGTATCGTACCAAGTCTCCGGGTCCTGATGGGATGCCTCCTCTATTTTTCCAGCACTATTGGGAAACGATTGGAATGGAAGTTACTGAAGCAGTTCAAAACTTTGTGCATTCAGGTCAGCTACTGAAGCAAATTAATTTTACTCATATATGTCTCATCCCCAAGGTGCCTAATCCGGAATATGTGTCAGAGTTGAGGCCTATTGCCTTATGCAACGTTATTTACAAGATTTGTTCGAAAGTTATTGCTAACAGATTGAAGGTGATTTTGCCAACTTTAATTTCTCCTTTCCAAAGTGCCTTTGTACCGGGACGATTGATCACGGATAATATCCTTGTGGCTAATGAAGTGGCCCATTATGTGCACAACAAAAGGGGAGGCAGTGAGGGTGTTATGGCTTTGAAGCTCGATCTTAGCAAGGCATATGATCGAATGGAATGGCTTTTCCTTAGAAAGGTCATGGGGAGATTTGGATTCGCTTTCAGTTGGATTGACATGGTGATGCAGTGTGTATGCTCTGTGAGATATTCTTTTTTGGTGAGAGGTAAACCTCGGGGACTTCTTGTTCCTAGTAGAGGGTTGAGGCAGGGTGATCCTTTATCACCTTACTTATTTTTGCTTGGGGCTGAAGGTTTTTCCActttgcttcaacaaaaacaggAGCTCGGTTTTCTGCCTGGGATTGAGGTATGTGATGGTGCTCCTGCTGTTAATCATTTACTTTTTGCGGATGATAGCATGCTCTATGAAAATGCATCCTTAGATGATTGTTATCAAATTCAAGATGTCATTGAGACTTATGGCAGGGTTTCTGGTCAGCTGGTTAATTTTGACAAGAGTTCGGTGGTTTTTAGTAAGAACGTTTCTGACTACATGAAGGAAGAAATATCTATCCTTCTGGGGGTTGAGGAGGTGAAGTCTCACGAGAAGTACTTGGGGCTGCCAACTTATGTTGGGAGGAAGAAAACTTCTACTTTTCAATATATTAAGGATAACTTGGCAAAAAGACTAGCTAATTGGCAAGGTAAATTGTTGAGTGGAGCTGGAAATGATATACTCATCAAGGTTGTGGCTCAGGCGCTGCCTACTCATGCGATGAGTGTTTTTCAATTAACCAAGAATTTTTGTGATGACTTAGAACAGATGTGTGCTCGGTTTTGGTGGGGAAGCTCTCTTGATAAGAGGAAGATTCATTGGAAAACTTGGAAGGCACTGTGTAATCCTAAGGAAGAATGAGGGTTAGGCTTCCGAAGTTTGTCCAATTTTAATTCTGCAATGCTGGCCAAACAGGCTTGGCGTGTGGTGAACAATCCTAATTGTTTGGTTGCTCGAATTTTCAAGGCCAAATATTTTCCGGATACTTCTTTTTGGTTGGCTACTCCTCATGCGACCCCTTCCTTTTCATGGAGAAGCTTATTTTCCACAAGAGAACTGTTACGGCAAGGTTCTTATTGGCAGATTGGTGATGGAAATACCACTAATATATGGGCTGACTGTTGGCTGCCAGGGGTGCCAGAGTTTAAACCTTTGGGGAACAATGGTGCAATTGAAGAGGTTGGACAGGTCCGAGATCTCATTACTAATACAAGGCTATGGAATGTTCCCTTGATTAGACGTCTGTTTCCTTTAGCTGAGGCAGAAGCTATTTTGCGTCTCCCTTTGAGTAGAAGGGTTGTTCCAGTTAGAGTTGTGTGGCAGTTGGAGAAAGATGGCAAGTTTACTGTGAAAATAGCTTACAGGTTTGATTTCTCGTCTTCTAATTCTAGAAGCCCATTCCAATTGTCTGTTGGTGTGAATTTTTGGAAAAAGTTATGGAAAATTACTATACCTAACTCTGCCAAGGTGCATATCTGGAGAGTTTGTCATAATATACTACCCTCAATGGAGAGGCTAGCATCGAAAAGGGTAGAACTGGACTCCCAAGTTTGTGTACTGTGCTCTTCTGCTTTGGAGACAACATTGCATATCTGTAGAGATTGCCCTTACACTAAGCAACTGCTGCAATCTAATGGAGTTTTGACTCAGGTGTGTTTTAGTCCTCGTATTGCCAATTCCACATTATTAGATTGGTTCAGTTATTGCGTTTTTGAGCTAGCTTTGAAGGACTTGGGCGACTTGGTCTATCTGCTTTGGGGAGTATGGAAGGAACGAAATTGTAGAGTTTGGGAAAATAAAAGTCTGCCTGCTAGTGATGTGTTAATCAAGTGCTTGACTAGGTTGAGTGCCTTCAGATTTTACAACATGAAGATGGGGGTTGTACGTACAGTAAGGGTCGAGCGTTGGTCTGCTCCGATCCACCTGAGGGATGGTGTAAGATCAATATCGACGGGTCTTTTAATCACATAACAAAGAATGGAGGCATTGGTTTTGTTATTAGGGATCATCAGGGTTTGATGCTTGCTGGGGGAGGTCGACCGCTGTTTGGCCTTTTGTCTCCTGAACATGCAGAAGTGTTAGCTTGTTCTATGGCAGGCCAATTTGCAGTTGATAATAATTTCGTTCCAGCTTTCTTGGAAACAGAttgtcaaatcatgcagagGCAATTGTCTATGATGGTTGGAATTAATACCTCTGTCTTGGGTAGGCTATATGAGGATCTTGGACTGGTGTTGGAAAGTCAATCCAATATGAAGTTGGTTCATATTAACAGAAATGCAAATAAGGTTGCACACCTTATGGCAACAAGAGCTTGCACTGAGTTGCACgagttcttttatttttcttctccttcttttttaCTAGTTGCATTAGCAGCTGAAGCTATTTCCATGTAATTTTCAAAAGTTCAATAAAGTTATGACCtcctttctctcaaaaaaaaataaaaaattatcgCCCCGTGGgcaacttcaaaaaaaaaactaatcagATTTTTTTGAAAGTACTAATCAGATTAAATGTTCTAATTTTTGAGAGAAGCTGAAGATTCCAAATGAAATCCCATTGCCACTAGGAAGTAGCCTTCAACCAAAGAGAGTTTCTTTCCAAATGCTTGAGCTAATCATCGAAATTCTCCTATAAGATCAATCTTGTAATAATTTTTCAGGTACTTCCCATTTTGAACTTAAAACCATTGACCATTCTCCCTTTGAACAAGCTTCCACCCTGGTTTAGCTAAAAGAGCTTGATTAGTTAAATAAGTCTTCTTCAAAACCAAACCACCTAAAATCGTTGTCTTGCAAACGGAACCCCAAATGACAATGGTGGATTGTTGCCTTGTCATCTGCCCCATAGAAAATCTCTAATAATAAGCCTATAACCTTGAACAAAGGAAAAAACGAAATTTAAAGCAGATGAAAGTGAGCCGAAGGAAAAAGAATTGGCTTCAGTAATTTAGAATCCAGTATGCAACTTCTCAAGCTTAGTTGAATAAAGCTGtgaaagggaaaaaaagaaatttagaGAAGTTGCATAGATACCTTCAAGCAGAGACTAACAAAGTTCCCATATGACTGAGCATCAAATTGATACTTTACAAATTATATTTATTAATAGATTCCAGTTAAGTACAAATTTAGAACTTTTAATTTGCTTATTTTACTGCCATATGCATGGCTTTATATCATAAGAACTTCAGACCAAGAAAATATAAATAGTCATCCAAGCTTAGTGGAAAAACATGTATACGTACAATTGTTCATCTACCTTACCCTCATTTATGCTATGAAAAGGGAATATCCAAGGTGAAACTCAGCAGTGCACCAGTAACAAGCACTCAGCTGGCATCTTCAACCTAGTTTATTTTGGGTCTGCCATTCTTGAGTCTCCCAAGATTGGCTGATCATATCCATCTTCTTGTAGAATGAAGAATCCGAACAGTTTCATCATCTTCCTTGTGCACTCTCCACCCTACCATACGCATTAGATTTCCTATTAGCAACTGCATTGTTGTTACCATTACCAGTGCTTTCCAATTGCTTCTGGTACAATATTTTCAGTAGATACTATTCCTAGGTTGGCTGCATCTAAATTAGGAGTGGTGGAACCTGAATATTGCATATAACTGGCCTAGGGGATTCATATATATAGCTGCCTCTAAAAATTCTCCAAGTATGAGTGCCTTTGGCTAGAAGTTAGATTGAATCATAATATAACTTAAGTAGCATCTCTGTTCCATAAAGAGAACCATTGCTCCTTTTTGGGTTTTCACTTGTAGTGGTTGATGAACCAGCATCTGTTTGACCATCTATCTTGACAGAACCAAACTGATTACCTTTTGTTTCACCAGTGGCTTTATTATCTTTCTCTAAATCAATATTTTCTGCAGTGTCTACCTCTTCTTCCTTCACTCTTCTCAAGCTTCCAATTTCGATTTGGTTGCTTATAGTGCGGATGTTCTGCTTCACAGCATTGGATGCATCATCACCCTTGTATTGCTCCTCTCTTGCATCTTGGCTATACCTTGTATCTCTATTTTGAACTTGATCCTCCAAATCATTTCCTTGCTCTTCACTCTCTTGTTCttcactttcttcttctctctccgtATCATCTTCATCAATCAAATCCTCTACCCCCTCAGATTCTTCCTCGGATTTCTCTTGATCATGCCCGTCAACTTCATCTTCACCGCCTCTTCCTTCCTCCTCACTTTCTTCAGCTTTAGTCTCATCTGCCTCTTCTTCTGATTCTTCCTCTTTTTCCCTATGCCTTCCAACATCCATCGAAGTTTCTTCCACATGAGGACGGAGGCCCCGTCTCCCAAGTTCTAGTACTCCATGCTCATTTTGCACCTCTCCTGATATCTTCTCTGCAGAGCTGACTTCAAGTGCTTTTTTACCATGGGAGTGATTGAGTTGGTAAACCAGCCAGATGCAAATAGCAAGCAACAAAGATATCTGAACAGCATGCTTTACCTTGAAGCCTTTTACCCTCTGGTTTCTACTGGGTGATTGCTTCAACATGGTTGATACGAAATTGTATATAACTTCACCAATTAGCAGCAGCAAGCTGTGAGCCAAATCTGTACAAAGGGAAGTAGGAACCATAAGTGATCCACCATATAAATATACTACTACATCTAAATTTTCTACTGCAGAATCTCACCAATGCACTTATGCACATGTCTTGTGGATATTCATTCTGTTGTTGTGAGATACACAATCGTTTTGTTGCTTTGGTATTCTTAACAAATCATACAGATAGCAGAATGAAAAACATCATCACCTTGGAAGTCTTGATTGGTAGACAATGAAAACAATGACAGGCAAAACAAACTCCACTCTCAAGACTTGAAATGCAACATCGAATTATCCAGGAGATTATACTTCAAAAAACATCTCTTTTCACCATTAGAATGAATGTGCCATCCAGCTAAAGTAAGAAATCATTCAAAGTTACTAATTTTAGACTTGATCAAAGAGTTTGTATATATTCAGCACTTTTAAACAATGCAATGAGTAAGACAAGATACCAAACTTGCATATAGCACAAAAGGACACTGTTCttgccacaaaaaaaaaaaaaggatactGTTGCCGACAATGAATAAAGAACAAAATCTAAAACCCATTTAGAACCTCATCTGCTGAAACAAATGATTCAAACAGAAGCAGCTTCATTCTTAGAATTTGCAATTAGCCAATTATTAAGAAAACAATCAAAGACAGCAGTTAATTCCACACCTTAATTAGTAAGGGCTCCTTATTAACAGcaataaaattcacaaaacccatATCAAAATGACACTTATTAGTCTTATTACTACCTTGAAATGCCAGAATCTAATTTCAATCACAGAAAAGACCCAAAATTGGCATATGGGGTATAAATACAAAGTTCCAAACACATAGAATCAACATGAGCACTATCTTACCAAACATATCTTACAAGCATAAACAAGCACTAATTCTTAGATGCAAAGACCAAATAAAGAacgaagaaaagaaattaagaaagGTATCGTACCAGTGACTCAGTGGGGGAAGCAAGCTAGGTAGCAGAATTTGAGATATATTCGATTTAGTAGAGCTTTGCAGTTGGATTCATCTATGAACAAGTAGTACTTTTTACCCCAACAAGAAATAATCTAGTTTAAATTACCACCCTTTTGTTTCTGCTCTTCAAATATGTGGTTGGAAAGGAGAGGATGACAAAGAAGTAGTTGAGGGTTGTGAATAATGCTCTCTGTCTCTGTGTCTGTCCTTGAATGGAGCTGAAGAAAAGTCACACAAAGCTTCATGCAGGAGAggtttaaaactttaaattaCTGATCCAGAATAGTGTAACAGTACGAGTGAGTGTGACAATGAGGACTATAAGTCGACAAGGCATTAAAATCAGGTTATATACTTATATGTGTGAGAGAGACACTACTATCAGTACTATGGTACTACccctttctttcttcaatttttttttttttggttacaaaatgGTGCTCGGGTGGGACTACCACTCCGGGGCCGAGAGCAACATGGGTAAGACCCCTCCCCATAGGATGTTTTTCACATGTGGATAATCGAACTAGTGACCTCCTTACTACCAGGAGTATCACTGTAGCGTTTGCCCAACATGCAGGACCAACTTGCTACCACTGGACCAAACCCCATGGgttctttcttcaatttttgttattaaaaaaaaagttggctCTCATTAttaattctgttttttttttttaaggattaactacagtttacccccctgaggtttgggggtgtcatcatttcaccccctctactttcaattttgattttttaccccccaaacttttcaatttcaatcagttaTGTCAAATTTCTCCTATTCTGTCTAAATTGGAAGTTAACTTTGACTTTTTGAGggttaaaatggtcatttcaagataaaaaaattaaaataaaaaataaaaaataaaataaaaaacctttttttttttctttttctgtttcttcgttttttttttaatatttttttttattttgtcttcaacctatacaccacaagttataataggtttataaaaacaaaaaaaatactctggGTGGTTGAAAGCGGCTCGCTGGTCTacaatatttgtgatatatctccgataccgtgaagaattttaggatatatccccaataaagtgaagaaatatctgtaaaaaataattttacactttatctgtaaataaatatctgtaaaaaatgattttacacacttgctggtctacgatatttgtgatatatctctgataaagtgaagaattttaggatatatccccaataaaatgaagaaatatctgtaaaaaataattttacactttatctgtaaataaatatctgtaaaaaatgattttacacagatatttcttcactttattggggatatacatatatttacagataaagtgtaaaatcattttttacagatatttcttcactttattgaggatatatcctaaaattcttcattttatcggagatatatcacaaatatcgtagaccagcgagtggctatcaaccacctagagtattttttttttgtttttataaacctattataacttgtggtgtataggttgaagacaaaattaaaaaaaatatatatataaaaaaaaaacgaagaaacagaaaaaaaaaaaaaaaaatcgttttcttattttatttatttttttatttttttatcttgaaatgaccattttagccctcaaaagtcagagttaacgtccaatttggatggaataggagaaattggacacgactgattgaaattggaaagtttggggggtaaaaaatcaaaattgaaagtagagggggtgaaattatgacacccccaaatctcaggggggtaaactgtaattaatcctTTTTTTAATGGGGTGGTAATGTTTTGGTCttatatataagaggtcaggagttcgagccccatcaagggtgggaatgaggtggggtttaaaaaaaaaaagaaaaaaaaaaaaagggaaaacagtcttgatcacctggtcagcaactgaccagggatcatttgctcacttaccgtccgatttcaatcggacggttgacagatcTCCTCCTCCAAAATCTAAAtatctgtcaaccgtccgattttaATCGGACGGTAAAtgagcaaatgatccctggtcaATTGCTGACCAGGTGATCGGGATTGGGGAACAGTTActgaccaggtgatcaggaTCGGGGAAAATAATAATATCGTGACAGAAGATCATGATATTACACACTTACTGATGCTCGGCAAGAAAATATCTCAGTCAAGCAACTTTTTCAGTTATTCTCTAATGCAATTAGAACAGAGAGTTCAGGCCTCATAACCAACAATTAAAAATCGTGAGTTCAGGGTTCTGAGCGGTCACCtacaagaaaaatggttagaAGCCGAAATCTAAGTGCGCAGAAAATCTTGGTGATACCAACAGCTTGTTTCCAGCTCTGGTGGCAACATGTTTATCACAATGATTCGCAGACAATCATGCCGTCGGTAAGCTGTGGGTTCAATTCACACTAACAACATGGAGATGAGTGAGGTGGGATTAAAAATAGTTGTCACTTCTAAAAGGATAGTTTGGGTGTAGCACACAGAAACTTTGTTATTTTTAACTGTCAAAATTTAAATTACACATTCGTGCATGATCTTTATTGAGACCATTCTAGGAGATATTTtaactttttactttgttatttttgttctttatttgAGTAATTTGAAATGCACATACCTTTTGACTTAGTACATaccctttaattttttttattattattattttttttgttatctaGTTTTGCTCTAAAAATCCTCTCTTTCCCCcattattaaaaataataataataataaaaaaatcctGAAATTCACAATCAATCTGATGAAGGTTCTCAAGAACCAGAGAATGTTGCACATGAGAAATTTTTCATCTTTTGATTGCCATTAATTATATAGTAGTTTTGTTTATTAGTGGATTTTTGTTGCTTCTTGATAATCGTAATTCTTTGGGCTTATGTTTCTCCTAAAGGTTAGGACCATTGAAAAAACAGAAGTACTTATTAATTGTTGAGGAAATAATGAAATGTCCCAGATCTATCACACTCAAGCAGCAATGTTTTTCCACTGTGTATGAACAGGCCGGTCAGAGAAGAAAATAATGGAAACAATGGATTTCTTAGTGAACAGGATGGGGTGGCATTCCCAGAAGATTGCAAAATATCCCAATGTTGTGTGTTACAGCTTAGACAAGAGAATCATCCCAAGGTGTTGGGTTGTTAAGAGTCTTGTTTTTGAAAGGACTGATAAATCATAAATGAGGAGAAGTTGAGTTTGGCTACTGTTTTAACGAAGTGAGACAAGTACTTGTTGACTATGGTTGTGAGTATCTCAACCTAGTAACTCAATTGTTGAATCTATACCAAGGGAAAGTGGATTTTCAGGATGTGTGATCTTGGCAACAATATTATAACAGTTCTAGGGTGGTGATAGTGTTGAATCCGGAGGTGCTACTAGGTGGTGATAGTTACTAGCTAGCGACGATAGTGGAGACATGTTTCACCACTGCTCTTAACTCATGGCGCGCGGTTGATGAAGAAAACTTAGTGACTAGGAGAGGAGGAATTCATCGTCTGGAATCAAGGCAAAAGCGTCCTTTTGATAAGAAAGATGTTAGAAAGGAGGAGGCTAGGGAAACTCAGGAATGATGGTGAGCATGCATCTGAAGAGTGCCGGTGCGAGCCGAGCCGGTCGTGGCGGAAAAGACGGTTTTGTCCCTGCTTCATCAGACACCTGTCTCCCGTGTCTTTCTTCTTCGCTTCACACataggtagagagagagagagtgtgaagGGAAGTCCATTTTCTTCGACAGCTGGGTTGTTGCTCAGTGTGTGTGTTGTTTCTTGCTTCGACACTTGGGGTGTGCTCAGTGCTATCGTGTCAATGATGCTTCACTCCACCGAGAGGTAGATAGTGTTGAGGATTGCGCAATGGGTCTTATATTTGCATTTGAGGATTTCTGGCGACATTACTTGCAACTGATTTGCGGGTAATTTCAGTTCTGATGTTGCATGTAATGATTCCGTCTGTGTttcttcgatttagggtttctttgTTGAGTGTTTTATTGGATTTACAGTTCGTCAAATTTGATTGGTGTTGAAAGAGTGGGTTTTGGTGATTAGCTAAATTTTGGGTTTCACGTAATCTGTTTTCTGAAGTTGATAGACAggatgttttcttttttttctctttcttcttggcTGAGCTTTGTGTTTCTGTTGTTGATAGAGTGAAAGAAAGGGATAGAATTTCAGAGAGTAGGTTCTGCATGTTCTCcgcggcaaagcgcgggcaTTGTTGCTAGTGTGATATATAAATTGGGGTCTTAATCAGTCCTTTATGCCTGTTGCTTCAGCAGTGACAAGATGGTTGCTCGGGACTTCCAAGTTGATTTGAATAAAGCCCTCGTATTCCAGGTAAGGTTACATTCTCAAATGTTTCTGTACATTTTAGGGGAAAGTGTGTGGTCAGTGGTCTTGCTCACTGCATGACTTTGTATCCCTACATATCTATATCCCAGAGCTCATAAAgaaaacccttttttttctaGGTTCTCAGATATTGTGTTTCTGTTTCGTTCTCTATATTTCCATAATTATAGATGAAATAGTGTGCTAAGTAATACCTGGCCTTGTGTGAATAATTTCTACACCGATTCTGTAGATTGACCGTCTACTCCTCTCTTAAAGTGTTTGTTTGGCACTTCCCAGGGGGATTTAATTACCACTTGAAGTTTGCTCCTCCTTTTCCTTCTCTGGCAGTTGTAAAcatacattttcttttctctttgaaacTTTCTTTAGTTTTTTGACAAGTCTTATAGGAGCTCGCTCTTTCTCTGTCTGACCCTCTGTTTTGCCTCTAGTGCGTCTTATTAGTTTTAGTACAAACTTTTAACTTTTGATATGTTTCCAGGTTGGCCATCTTGGAGAGGCATATCACGAGTGGGTTCACCAGCCTATTGTCTGCACTGAAGGCCCTCGATTTTTTGAAAATGAATTTTTGGAGGTACTGCCTGCAGCCCCTTTGTTAATGCCTAATAGTCACTCTGTTTATGGATGTGCTATTGTAGAGCTCCACTTCGACTCAAATTAACTACTTGAAACAGTTCTTTACCCGCACTGTGTGGTGGGCAGTTCCTACCATATGGCTTCCAGTTGTGTGTTACTCTATCTCCAAGACCGTACAGATGGGCCATACCTTTCCAGAAATAGTTCTGATGGTTCTTTTTGGCATTTTGGTGTCGACATTGCTTGAATATACAATTCACCGTTTCCTTTTCCACATTGAAACCAAAAGCTACTggttcagtctctctctctctctctctctgtgttatATCTgtatcatttttttattttattttttctttatgtaCTTGTTTACATGTTTACGTATTTTGATGTTCTTTGAGAATAATGCGCTAAATTTTTGATATTGTTTTAGGGGGAACACCATACATTATGTTCTCCATGGCTGCCATCACAAACACCCAATGGATGGTTTGCGACTTGTTCTTCCTCCGATTGCAACAGCTATTTTATGTCTTCTAGTATGCAATTTCCTCTCACATCCTTACTCTTACCAGTTACCACGTGGTCACTAACTTACTATGTTGTGCTTAAGAATACAATGTGCACATAATTAATAAAGATTCTAAATTTGAGAGGTTATGTTAATATTTTCTTATGGAAGCAACATTTTATGCCCTGCTCTTTATGAACCATGATACCTTGCCATGTTCTCAATATTGTAAACAGCTGAATAGCTGTTTGCAATGTTGACATTGCGTCATTGTGATGTAGAATTGTAATTACACGGCATTATGATTCTTTAAAATCTTCTAGGTATCAAATTGTGAGTGATTTATTTTTTGCAAATTATTTTGGTATATAAATCATATTGTTTTACTACTTATGGATTTCATTTGCTGTTTTCATGGTATATGTCTGCCAGGTATGGTATATGTTTAGGCTTTTATCACCTCCATCAGTTGCTCCGGCTTTGTTTGGAGGAACCTTATTGGGATATGTAGCATATGATGTCACTCATTACTACCTTCACCATGGGAAGCCATCTAAAAGATTGACTCAAGATCTGAAGGTAGCAATTTGGAGACGACTTAAACCgtcttctcctctctttctgTCATACTTGACGGTATCTCCTGCATTTCTATGCCTTCATAAATACCTGCGTTTATGTTTGACAGAAATATCACATGAACCATCACTTCAGAATTCAAAATAAGGGATTCGGGATCACTTCCTCCTTATGGGACAATGTTTTCGGAACAGTGCCTTCAACAAAAGCTGCTGAGAAAATGAGTAAACAGTAGCACTGGCTGGGTTAACATGGATCTTCTTGCTACTGTACTAGTAACTAGTGGGAACAAGAGCATTGTAATGTGTCTTGTATCTTTTGATGTGCCTCCCATTTGGTTTTTGAAagtgcaacaaaataaaataaaatttggtTGTAATataaataaacattttattcaaaaaaatatatataaataaacaattttcTATGGTTAACTTAAAATTTAGGGATTACTTTTCGCTAGCTGAGTGAAGTAAAAATAAGAAACCTTCCCCTTATGTTACACGCGCCTTGGTACGCGCTCTCCCATTAGAAACCCACCCCGGTCTGAAACCTTGACTTTGGGTTTCATCGACGTTGACCA encodes the following:
- the LOC133741978 gene encoding uncharacterized protein LOC133741978 codes for the protein MLKQSPSRNQRVKGFKVKHAVQISLLLAICIWLVYQLNHSHGKKALEVSSAEKISGEVQNEHGVLELGRRGLRPHVEETSMDVGRHREKEEESEEEADETKAEESEEEGRGGEDEVDGHDQEKSEEESEGVEDLIDEDDTEREEESEEQESEEQGNDLEDQVQNRDTRYSQDAREEQYKGDDASNAVKQNIRTISNQIEIGSLRRVKEEEVDTAENIDLEKDNKATGETKGNQFGSVKIDGQTDAGSSTTTSENPKRSNGSLYGTEMLLKLYYDSI
- the LOC133741981 gene encoding dihydroceramide fatty acyl 2-hydroxylase FAH2-like; its protein translation is MVARDFQVDLNKALVFQVGHLGEAYHEWVHQPIVCTEGPRFFENEFLEFFTRTVWWAVPTIWLPVVCYSISKTVQMGHTFPEIVLMVLFGILVSTLLEYTIHRFLFHIETKSYWGNTIHYVLHGCHHKHPMDGLRLVLPPIATAILCLLVWYMFRLLSPPSVAPALFGGTLLGYVAYDVTHYYLHHGKPSKRLTQDLKKYHMNHHFRIQNKGFGITSSLWDNVFGTVPSTKAAEKMSKQ